The Nocardioides salarius genome includes a region encoding these proteins:
- the gyrA gene encoding DNA gyrase subunit A, protein MTETPTDGGGPIVPGPGGRIEPVELQTSMQRAYIDYAMAVIVGRALPDVRDGLKPVHRRVLYAMFDGGYRPDRGFSKCSRVVGDVMGQYHPHGDTAIYDTLVRLAQPWVMRAPLVNGQGNFGSPGNDSAAAMRYTECRMAPLALEMVRDIEQDTVDFQPNYDGRSSEPVVLPARFPNLLVNGSAGIAVGMATNIPPHNLREVAAGARWALDNPDASKEELLDALLERIKGPDFPNGATIVGREGIEQAYRTGRGSITQRAVIQVDEDTNGRTCLVITELPYMVNPDNLALKIAELADSGKVQGISDVRDDTSDRTGQRLVVVLRRDAVARVVLNNLLKHTELQSNFSANMLALVDGVPRTLSIDAFISNWVAHQIDVIQRRTRFRLAEAERNAHVYRGLVKALDALDEVIALIRRSPDADEARTGLIELLDIDDVQAEAILAMQLRRLAALERQKIMDRLAELELIIADLEDILANEARQRRIISDELGEIEEKYGDDRRSQIIAADGDLSMEDLIPDEELVVSITRGGYAKRTLRHQYRLQKRGGKGVRGATLRGDDVVEHFIATTNHHWLLFFTTAGRVYRTKAYNLPEASRDAKGGHVAGLLSFQPDESIAQVLAIRDYDQAPYLVLGTRSGLVKKTRLGDYNSPRQAGVIAINFREDDDELIGAELVGPDDDILLVSRKGQAVRFRADDAQLRPMGRATSGVSGMKFRDGDSLLSMSVIRASQVAAEVAAGLSETNEDTPDVDPSSAGLVEPVEPAEVKAQYVFTITDGGFAKRTRINDYRLTNRGGLGVKAMGLANEDRGGLVGAFIVEEGDEVLSITASGQVVRSPVNAEFRPTGRSAMGVKFVTPKKNDSVVVVARSVEAKVDAEDGADEGVDEGAEDGAQALENADDSTAGATIGADDASETVGQSTEDVPDDDTEDES, encoded by the coding sequence GTGACTGAGACCCCCACCGACGGCGGCGGCCCGATCGTTCCCGGCCCGGGAGGCCGCATCGAGCCGGTCGAGCTGCAGACCTCCATGCAGCGCGCCTACATCGACTACGCGATGGCCGTCATCGTCGGACGCGCCCTGCCCGACGTGCGCGACGGGCTCAAGCCGGTGCACCGGCGCGTGCTCTACGCGATGTTCGACGGCGGCTACCGGCCCGACCGCGGCTTCTCCAAGTGCAGCCGCGTCGTGGGTGACGTGATGGGTCAGTACCACCCGCACGGCGACACCGCGATCTACGACACCCTGGTGCGCCTGGCGCAGCCGTGGGTGATGCGGGCGCCCCTGGTCAACGGGCAGGGCAACTTCGGCTCACCGGGCAACGACTCGGCCGCCGCCATGCGGTACACCGAGTGCCGGATGGCCCCGCTGGCGCTCGAGATGGTGCGCGACATCGAGCAGGACACCGTCGACTTCCAGCCCAACTACGACGGCCGCTCCTCCGAGCCCGTGGTGCTGCCCGCGCGCTTCCCCAACCTGCTGGTCAACGGATCCGCCGGCATCGCGGTCGGCATGGCCACCAACATCCCGCCGCACAACCTGCGCGAGGTCGCGGCCGGCGCCCGCTGGGCGCTGGACAACCCCGACGCCTCCAAGGAGGAGCTGCTCGACGCGCTGCTCGAGCGCATCAAGGGCCCCGACTTCCCCAACGGCGCGACCATCGTGGGTCGCGAGGGCATCGAGCAGGCCTACCGCACGGGTCGCGGCTCGATCACCCAGCGCGCGGTGATCCAGGTCGACGAGGACACCAACGGGCGCACCTGCCTGGTGATCACCGAGCTGCCCTACATGGTCAACCCCGACAACCTCGCGCTCAAGATCGCCGAGCTGGCCGACTCGGGCAAGGTGCAGGGCATCTCCGACGTGCGCGACGACACCTCCGACCGCACCGGCCAGCGCCTGGTGGTCGTGCTGCGCCGCGACGCCGTGGCCCGGGTGGTGCTCAACAACCTGCTCAAGCACACCGAGCTGCAGAGCAACTTCAGCGCCAACATGCTGGCGCTGGTCGACGGCGTGCCGCGCACCCTGTCGATCGACGCGTTCATCAGCAACTGGGTCGCCCACCAGATCGACGTCATCCAGCGGCGCACCCGCTTCCGCCTGGCCGAGGCCGAGCGCAACGCCCACGTCTACCGCGGCCTGGTCAAGGCGCTCGACGCCCTCGACGAGGTCATCGCGCTGATCCGCCGCTCACCCGACGCCGACGAGGCCCGCACCGGGCTGATCGAGCTGCTCGACATCGACGACGTGCAGGCCGAGGCGATCCTGGCGATGCAGCTGCGGCGCCTGGCGGCGCTGGAGCGCCAGAAGATCATGGACCGCCTGGCCGAGCTCGAGCTGATCATCGCCGACCTCGAGGACATCCTGGCCAACGAGGCCCGCCAGCGCCGGATCATCTCCGACGAGCTCGGCGAGATCGAGGAGAAGTACGGCGACGACCGCCGCTCCCAGATCATCGCCGCCGACGGCGACCTGTCGATGGAGGACCTGATCCCCGACGAGGAGCTCGTCGTATCCATCACCCGCGGCGGCTACGCCAAGCGGACCCTGCGCCACCAGTACCGCCTGCAGAAGCGCGGCGGCAAGGGCGTGCGTGGCGCGACCCTTCGCGGCGACGACGTCGTCGAGCACTTCATCGCCACCACCAACCACCACTGGCTGCTGTTCTTCACCACGGCCGGGCGGGTCTACCGCACCAAGGCCTACAACCTGCCCGAGGCCTCCCGCGATGCCAAGGGCGGCCACGTGGCCGGGCTGCTGTCCTTCCAGCCCGACGAGTCGATCGCCCAGGTGCTGGCGATCCGCGACTACGACCAGGCGCCGTACCTGGTGCTCGGCACCCGCAGCGGCCTGGTGAAGAAGACCCGCCTGGGCGACTACAACTCCCCGCGCCAGGCCGGCGTCATCGCCATCAACTTCCGCGAGGACGACGACGAGCTGATCGGCGCCGAGCTGGTCGGCCCCGACGACGACATCCTGCTGGTCTCCCGCAAGGGCCAGGCGGTGCGCTTCCGCGCCGACGACGCCCAGCTGCGCCCGATGGGGCGCGCGACCTCGGGCGTCTCGGGCATGAAGTTCCGCGACGGCGACTCGCTGCTGTCGATGTCGGTCATCCGGGCCTCGCAGGTCGCGGCCGAGGTCGCCGCGGGCCTCAGCGAGACCAACGAGGACACCCCCGACGTCGACCCGTCCTCGGCCGGGCTGGTCGAGCCGGTCGAGCCCGCGGAGGTCAAGGCGCAGTACGTCTTCACCATCACCGACGGCGGCTTCGCCAAGCGCACCCGCATCAACGACTACCGGCTCACCAACCGCGGCGGCCTCGGGGTCAAGGCGATGGGCCTGGCCAACGAGGACCGCGGCGGCCTGGTCGGCGCCTTCATCGTGGAGGAGGGCGACGAGGTCCTCTCGATCACCGCCTCCGGCCAGGTCGTGCGCAGCCCCGTCAACGCGGAGTTCCGCCCGACCGGTCGCTCGGCGATGGGCGTGAAGTTCGTGACGCCCAAGAAGAACGACTCCGTGGTGGTCGTGGCCCGCTCGGTGGAGGCCAAGGTCGACGCCGAGGACGGGGCCGACGAGGGTGTCGACGAGGGCGCCGAGGACGGTGCCCAGGCTCTCGAGAACGCGGACGACTCGACCGCGGGTGCAACAATCGGTGCCGACGACGCGTCCGAGACGGTGGGGCAGAGCACCGAGGACGTGCCTGACGACGACACCGAGGATGAGAGCTGA
- a CDS encoding DUF721 domain-containing protein: MSPEPTDGSSGEDHEDPAAQPGEGEGEEHRADGLELARRIARATAGAGGSPARRRKPRRAGGDPAGNKGSGSHPDDRDPQTLDATLGRLVADHGWELDLRVHGVFGRWVEMVGGEVAGHCTPESFADGRLVVRTDSTAWATQLRLLAPSLVRRLNEELGHGTVTVIEVLGPHLPTWRKGPRSVRDGRGPRDTYG, from the coding sequence GTGAGCCCTGAGCCCACCGACGGATCCTCCGGCGAGGACCACGAGGACCCGGCGGCGCAGCCGGGCGAGGGCGAGGGCGAGGAGCACCGGGCCGACGGGCTCGAGCTGGCCCGCCGCATCGCCCGGGCCACGGCGGGCGCGGGCGGCTCCCCCGCGCGGCGCCGCAAGCCGCGTCGCGCGGGTGGCGACCCCGCCGGCAACAAGGGGTCCGGCTCGCACCCCGACGACCGCGACCCGCAGACCCTCGACGCCACGCTGGGCCGGCTGGTCGCCGACCACGGCTGGGAGCTCGACCTGCGGGTCCACGGGGTCTTCGGGCGCTGGGTGGAGATGGTGGGCGGCGAGGTGGCCGGGCACTGCACCCCCGAGTCCTTCGCCGACGGCCGGCTGGTGGTGCGCACCGACTCCACCGCCTGGGCCACCCAGCTGCGGCTGCTGGCGCCCTCGCTCGTACGCCGCCTCAACGAGGAGCTGGGCCACGGCACCGTGACCGTGATCGAGGTGCTCGGCCCGCACCTGCCCACCTGGCGCAAGGGCCCGCGCTCGGTGCGCGACGGCCGCGGGCCGCGCGACACCTACGGTTGA
- the gyrB gene encoding DNA topoisomerase (ATP-hydrolyzing) subunit B, with protein sequence MSDETPTPDDQQDPTATPPAPPAVPADLRPNGVDYDASAIQVLEGLEAVRKRPGMYIGSTGERGLHHLIWEIVDNAVDESLAGYCDRIVLTLLADGGVRVEDNGRGIPTDTAPGQELPALTLALTVLHAGGKFGGGGYKVSGGLHGVGVSVVNALSSHVVAEVKNRGHLWRQSFTIGVPDADLAQVRPLRDDEGSGTTITYYPSPDIFETITHSLETITSRVREYAFLNKGLEIVVRDERPAADAVMDAVEDDTASDDVDRTGPAAMQRGADGGSEQVFRYDRGLVDFVEHLNRTKTVANPSVISFEADTPESVENHMSLEVAMQWNTSYAESVHTFANTINTHEGGTHEEGFRSALTSLMNNAGFDWGLMKKQEDRITGDDIREGLTAIISLKLGEPQFEGQTKTKLGNTEAKGFVQRVVNDQLGAWLEQNPQEGREIIRKAQAAAQARVAARKARDLARSRKGLLGGGGLPGKLSDCQSTNPAECEVFIVEGDSAGGSARQGRDPRIQAILPIRGKILNVEKARIDKVLGNAEVQSIISALGTGIQEEFDGDKLRYHKVVLMADADVDGHHINTLLLTLLFRFMRPLIEHGYVYMAQPPLYRLRWNKPHEHEFVFSDAERDALLLEGQAQGKKLPKENAVQRYKGLGEMNAKELWETTMNPDQRLMLQVTLDDAAHADEIFSILMGEDVEQRRSFIQRNAKDVRFLDI encoded by the coding sequence GTGTCCGACGAGACCCCGACCCCGGACGACCAGCAGGACCCCACGGCGACACCCCCCGCACCCCCCGCGGTCCCGGCCGACCTGCGCCCCAACGGGGTCGACTACGACGCCTCGGCGATCCAGGTGCTCGAGGGCCTCGAGGCGGTGCGCAAGCGCCCCGGCATGTACATCGGCTCGACCGGCGAGCGCGGCCTGCACCACCTGATCTGGGAGATCGTCGACAACGCGGTCGACGAGTCGCTGGCCGGCTACTGCGACCGGATCGTGCTGACCCTGCTCGCCGACGGCGGCGTGCGCGTCGAGGACAACGGTCGCGGCATCCCCACCGACACCGCGCCGGGCCAGGAGCTGCCCGCGCTCACGCTCGCCCTGACCGTGCTGCACGCGGGCGGCAAGTTCGGCGGGGGTGGCTACAAGGTCTCCGGCGGTCTGCACGGCGTCGGCGTCTCGGTCGTCAACGCGCTCTCCTCCCACGTGGTGGCCGAGGTCAAGAACCGCGGCCACCTGTGGCGCCAGTCCTTCACCATCGGCGTGCCCGACGCCGACCTCGCGCAGGTGCGCCCGCTGCGCGACGACGAGGGCAGCGGCACCACGATCACCTACTACCCCTCGCCCGACATCTTCGAGACGATCACGCACTCGCTCGAGACGATCACGTCGCGGGTGCGCGAGTACGCCTTCCTCAACAAGGGCCTCGAGATCGTGGTGCGCGACGAGCGCCCGGCCGCCGACGCGGTGATGGACGCGGTCGAGGACGACACGGCCTCCGACGACGTCGACCGCACCGGCCCCGCCGCGATGCAGCGCGGCGCCGACGGCGGCTCCGAGCAGGTCTTCCGCTACGACCGCGGCCTCGTCGACTTCGTCGAGCACCTCAACCGCACCAAGACCGTCGCCAACCCCTCGGTGATCTCGTTCGAGGCCGACACCCCCGAGTCGGTCGAGAACCACATGAGCCTCGAGGTGGCGATGCAGTGGAACACCTCGTACGCCGAGTCGGTGCACACCTTCGCCAACACCATCAACACCCACGAGGGCGGCACCCACGAGGAGGGCTTCCGCTCCGCGCTCACCTCGCTGATGAACAACGCCGGCTTCGACTGGGGGTTGATGAAGAAGCAGGAGGACCGGATCACCGGTGACGACATCCGCGAGGGCCTCACCGCGATCATCTCGCTCAAGCTCGGCGAGCCGCAGTTCGAGGGCCAGACCAAGACCAAGCTCGGCAACACCGAGGCCAAGGGTTTCGTGCAGCGCGTCGTCAACGACCAGCTCGGTGCCTGGCTGGAGCAGAACCCGCAGGAGGGCCGCGAGATCATCCGCAAGGCCCAGGCCGCGGCGCAGGCCCGCGTGGCCGCGCGCAAGGCCCGTGACCTGGCCCGCTCGCGCAAGGGCCTGCTCGGCGGTGGCGGCCTGCCCGGCAAGCTCTCGGACTGCCAGTCCACGAACCCGGCCGAGTGCGAGGTCTTCATCGTCGAGGGCGACTCGGCCGGCGGCTCGGCCCGCCAGGGCCGCGACCCGCGCATCCAGGCGATCCTCCCGATCCGCGGCAAGATCCTCAACGTCGAGAAGGCGCGCATCGACAAGGTGCTCGGCAACGCCGAGGTGCAGTCGATCATCTCCGCCCTGGGCACCGGCATCCAGGAGGAGTTCGACGGCGACAAGCTGCGCTACCACAAGGTCGTGCTGATGGCCGACGCCGACGTCGACGGCCACCACATCAACACCCTGCTGCTGACGCTGCTCTTCCGCTTCATGCGGCCGCTGATCGAGCACGGCTACGTCTACATGGCCCAGCCGCCGCTCTACCGGCTGCGCTGGAACAAGCCGCACGAGCACGAGTTCGTCTTCTCCGACGCCGAGCGCGACGCGCTGCTGCTCGAGGGCCAGGCCCAGGGCAAGAAGCTGCCCAAGGAGAACGCGGTCCAGCGCTACAAGGGCCTCGGCGAGATGAACGCCAAGGAGCTGTGGGAGACCACGATGAACCCCGACCAGCGGCTGATGCTGCAGGTCACGCTCGACGACGCCGCGCACGCCGACGAGATCTTCTCGATCCTGATGGGCGAGGACGTCGAGCAGCGCCGCTCCTTCATCCAGCGCAACGCCAAGGACGTCCGATTCCTCGATATCTAG
- a CDS encoding plasmid pRiA4b ORF-3 family protein: MTTPPDAQRLVEQLMADPGSAESRALLEGLLNGRVSSLLERLRAVDAPRLLQVPAEVRGFRVRLDLHGAKPPVWRRLELPGDLDLPALHDVIQAAMGWYDCHLHRFRTGSDPRAPGFVTRFDVEEGEEGTLEDGVRLDQLVAQRGDQLWYEYDFGDGWEHRLTVEAVLDEPPGAPRCTGGRMACPPEDCGGVDSYQELAAWVRSGYDAAHLPAAFDGPAHAHAWLPDDWDPDAFDPAPVDLALAAAAAEPATVTAELASLAEELERHGSRQLREVLARPLSHGPTDVGEEQAARLTGTYRTFLDVIGDGVTLTAAGYLPPAVVEQLADRLGVSEWWLGRANREDMTFPVAHVRTAARALGLVSLRKGRLAPTAAARRLGADPQSLLRHVAGRLPLGTSDADRQAGWMALAVAGSGVPAGQWRGEITLLLYALGWRDGDDRVSPPPARSPTLDVLEHLAGGPGVRTHQVREVDPAVAATARAVTAPT; encoded by the coding sequence GTGACGACACCGCCCGATGCCCAGCGCCTCGTCGAGCAGCTGATGGCCGACCCCGGCTCCGCGGAGAGCCGGGCGCTCCTCGAAGGCCTGCTGAACGGCCGGGTGAGCAGTCTGCTCGAGCGGCTGCGGGCCGTCGACGCCCCGAGGCTGCTGCAGGTCCCCGCCGAGGTCCGCGGGTTCCGGGTGCGCCTGGACCTGCACGGCGCCAAGCCGCCGGTCTGGCGCCGGCTCGAGCTCCCGGGCGACCTCGACCTGCCCGCGCTGCACGACGTCATCCAGGCAGCCATGGGGTGGTACGACTGCCATCTGCACCGGTTCCGCACCGGCAGCGACCCACGTGCGCCCGGGTTCGTCACCCGTTTCGACGTCGAAGAGGGCGAGGAGGGCACGCTCGAGGACGGCGTGCGCCTCGACCAGCTGGTCGCGCAGCGGGGCGACCAGCTCTGGTACGAGTACGACTTCGGTGACGGCTGGGAGCACCGGCTGACCGTCGAGGCGGTGCTCGACGAACCGCCCGGGGCGCCGCGCTGCACGGGCGGGCGGATGGCCTGCCCGCCCGAGGACTGTGGCGGGGTCGACAGCTACCAGGAGCTGGCGGCCTGGGTGCGCAGCGGGTACGACGCGGCACACCTGCCCGCCGCCTTCGACGGGCCCGCCCACGCGCACGCCTGGCTTCCCGACGATTGGGACCCCGACGCCTTCGACCCGGCCCCGGTGGACCTCGCGCTCGCCGCGGCGGCAGCCGAGCCGGCCACCGTCACCGCCGAGCTGGCATCGCTGGCTGAGGAGCTCGAGCGCCACGGCTCCCGCCAGCTCAGGGAGGTGCTGGCCCGGCCGCTGTCGCACGGTCCCACCGACGTCGGCGAGGAGCAGGCGGCACGGCTCACCGGGACCTACCGCACCTTCCTCGACGTCATCGGTGACGGCGTGACGCTGACCGCGGCCGGCTACCTGCCGCCGGCGGTGGTCGAGCAGCTGGCGGACCGGCTGGGGGTGAGCGAGTGGTGGCTCGGCCGGGCCAACCGAGAGGACATGACCTTCCCCGTCGCCCACGTCCGCACCGCCGCCCGGGCCCTGGGCCTGGTCAGCCTGCGCAAGGGCCGGCTGGCCCCGACCGCTGCTGCCCGGCGCCTGGGCGCCGACCCGCAGTCCCTCCTGCGCCACGTGGCGGGGCGACTTCCGCTCGGCACCAGCGACGCGGACCGGCAGGCCGGCTGGATGGCCCTGGCCGTGGCCGGCAGCGGCGTACCGGCCGGGCAGTGGCGCGGCGAGATCACCCTGCTGCTGTACGCCCTCGGGTGGCGCGACGGTGACGACCGGGTCTCCCCGCCGCCGGCCCGCAGCCCGACCCTCGACGTCCTCGAGCACCTGGCCGGGGGACCGGGTGTGCGCACCCACCAGGTGCGGGAGGTGGACCCGGCGGTGGCCGCCACCGCCCGCGCGGTCACCGCGCCGACGTAG
- a CDS encoding DUF3566 domain-containing protein — protein MTERSTESRSTSGSKPTSEAASKPAKKPAKKPAAGSSANPTGASSDDTAVRPPLTERIQGRVTKAAEEHKANREAKKQAASAGSAKAASASGSKGTPRGPRRARLRLTRIDPWSVMKTAFLLSVAFGIVTVVSVLMVWTVLDGAGVWESINRTVTDVVGQESASDFDVENYIGTSRVIGFTMLIAAVDVVLLTAIATLGAFLYNMAAALLGGVEVTLAEDN, from the coding sequence ATGACCGAGCGATCGACCGAGTCCCGATCGACCTCCGGGTCGAAGCCCACCTCCGAGGCCGCTTCGAAGCCGGCGAAGAAGCCGGCGAAGAAGCCGGCCGCGGGGTCGTCCGCGAACCCCACGGGGGCGTCCTCCGACGACACCGCGGTGCGTCCCCCGCTCACCGAGCGGATCCAGGGCCGGGTCACCAAGGCCGCCGAGGAGCACAAGGCCAACCGTGAGGCCAAGAAGCAGGCCGCGAGCGCGGGCAGTGCCAAGGCGGCCTCCGCCTCGGGGTCGAAGGGCACGCCCCGCGGCCCACGCCGGGCTCGGTTGCGGCTGACCCGCATCGACCCCTGGTCGGTGATGAAGACCGCCTTCCTGCTCTCGGTGGCCTTCGGCATCGTCACGGTGGTCTCGGTGCTGATGGTGTGGACCGTGCTCGACGGTGCCGGGGTGTGGGAGTCGATCAACCGCACCGTGACCGACGTCGTGGGCCAGGAGAGCGCCTCCGACTTCGACGTGGAGAACTACATCGGCACCTCGCGGGTCATCGGCTTCACGATGCTCATCGCGGCCGTCGACGTGGTGCTGCTGACCGCGATCGCGACGCTGGGCGCCTTCCTCTACAACATGGCCGCCGCGCTCCTGGGCGGCGTCGAGGTCACCCTCGCCGAGGACAACTGA
- the recF gene encoding DNA replication/repair protein RecF (All proteins in this family for which functions are known are DNA-binding proteins that assist the filamentation of RecA onto DNA for the initiation of recombination or recombinational repair.), which translates to MHVSHLTLHDFRSYASAEVALEPGATAFIGRNGQGKTNLVEAIDYLSRLSSHRVASDAPLVRAGADQAVVRAAVVRDGRTAVLEVEVNPGRSNRARVNRSPLPRAREIVGLVRTVVFSPEDLVLVKGDPSDRRRFLDDLLVLRAPRLAGVRADYDRVLRQRNSLLKTAGQARRGSSSQEGALATLSVWDDHLTRTGGELLAERIALVDALRPYLARAYQSVARGAGRDDAALEYRPSLELDGARSAGELAAALLAEVERRRGDELDRGVSLVGPHRDDLLLSLGHGAGPDEGPDGGPDGEGSPPRLPVKGYASHGESWSFALALRLASYDLLRDDGDDPILILDDVFAELDTERREQLADLVAGAEQVLVTAAVAADVPKALSGVRYLVGGGEVRREP; encoded by the coding sequence GTGCACGTCTCGCACCTGACCCTGCACGACTTCCGCTCCTACGCCTCGGCCGAGGTGGCGCTGGAGCCGGGCGCCACGGCGTTCATCGGCCGCAACGGCCAGGGCAAGACCAACCTGGTCGAGGCGATCGACTACCTCTCCCGGCTCTCCTCCCACCGGGTCGCCTCCGACGCGCCGCTGGTGCGCGCGGGAGCCGACCAGGCGGTGGTGCGTGCGGCCGTGGTCCGCGACGGGCGCACGGCGGTGCTCGAGGTCGAGGTGAACCCGGGGCGCAGCAACCGGGCGCGGGTCAACCGCTCGCCGCTGCCCCGCGCCCGCGAGATCGTCGGACTGGTGCGCACGGTGGTCTTCTCGCCCGAGGACCTGGTGCTGGTCAAGGGCGACCCCTCCGACCGGCGCCGCTTCCTCGACGACCTGCTGGTGCTGCGCGCCCCGCGGCTGGCCGGGGTGCGCGCCGACTACGACCGGGTGCTGCGCCAGCGCAACTCGCTGCTCAAGACCGCCGGGCAGGCGCGGCGCGGCTCCTCCTCCCAGGAGGGGGCGCTGGCCACCCTCTCGGTGTGGGACGACCACCTGACCCGCACCGGCGGCGAGCTGCTCGCCGAGCGGATCGCCCTGGTCGACGCGCTGCGGCCCTACCTGGCCCGTGCCTACCAGAGCGTCGCGCGGGGAGCGGGACGCGACGACGCGGCGCTGGAGTACCGCCCCAGCCTCGAGCTCGACGGGGCCCGCTCGGCGGGTGAGCTCGCGGCGGCCCTGCTGGCCGAGGTCGAGCGCCGCCGCGGCGACGAGCTCGACCGCGGCGTCTCGCTGGTGGGACCGCACCGCGACGACCTGCTGCTCAGCCTGGGCCACGGCGCGGGCCCGGACGAAGGGCCCGACGGCGGGCCCGACGGCGAGGGGTCGCCGCCGCGTCTGCCGGTCAAGGGCTACGCCTCGCACGGCGAGTCCTGGTCGTTCGCGCTGGCGCTGCGGCTGGCGTCGTACGACCTGCTGCGCGACGACGGCGACGACCCGATCCTGATCCTCGACGACGTCTTCGCCGAGCTCGACACCGAGCGCCGCGAGCAGCTCGCCGACCTGGTGGCCGGTGCCGAGCAGGTGCTGGTGACCGCGGCCGTGGCCGCCGACGTGCCGAAGGCGCTGTCGGGGGTGCGCTACCTCGTCGGTGGCGGCGAGGTGCGTCGTGAGCCCTGA
- the gnd gene encoding phosphogluconate dehydrogenase (NAD(+)-dependent, decarboxylating) — MDIGLVGLGKMGGNMRTRLRNAGHTVIGFDLDPEKRDVDSLEAMVEALPSPKVVWVMVPSGKITQDTVDALGELLGEGDLVIDGGNSRWTDDQAHAAQLGEKGIGFLDCGVSGGVWGLENGYALMYGGSADDVATAQPIFDALKPEGDFGAVHAGKVGAGHFSKMVHNGIEYAVMQSYAEGWELLQAVDVVDNTTEVFRSWREGTVIRSWLLDLLVGALDDDPGLASIAGYADDSGEGRWTVEAGIENAVATPAITAALYARFVSRQDDSPAMKAVAAMRNQFGGHAVKGVEKSGVEPGPDPDLA; from the coding sequence ATGGACATCGGACTCGTCGGACTCGGCAAGATGGGCGGCAACATGCGCACCCGCCTGCGCAACGCCGGCCACACCGTCATCGGCTTCGACCTGGACCCCGAGAAGCGCGACGTCGACAGCCTCGAGGCGATGGTCGAGGCGCTGCCCTCGCCCAAGGTCGTGTGGGTGATGGTCCCCTCCGGCAAGATCACCCAGGACACCGTCGACGCGCTCGGCGAGCTGCTCGGCGAGGGCGACCTGGTCATCGACGGCGGCAACTCGCGCTGGACCGACGACCAGGCGCACGCCGCCCAGCTCGGCGAGAAGGGCATCGGCTTCCTCGACTGCGGCGTCTCCGGCGGGGTCTGGGGCCTCGAGAACGGCTATGCGCTGATGTACGGCGGCAGCGCCGACGACGTCGCGACCGCCCAGCCGATCTTCGACGCCCTCAAGCCCGAGGGTGACTTCGGGGCGGTGCACGCCGGCAAGGTCGGCGCCGGGCACTTCTCGAAGATGGTGCACAACGGCATCGAGTACGCCGTCATGCAGTCCTACGCCGAGGGCTGGGAGCTGCTGCAGGCCGTCGACGTCGTCGACAACACCACCGAGGTCTTCCGCTCCTGGCGCGAGGGCACCGTGATCCGCTCCTGGCTGCTCGATCTTCTCGTGGGCGCCCTCGACGACGACCCGGGCCTGGCCTCGATCGCCGGGTACGCCGACGACTCGGGCGAGGGCCGCTGGACCGTCGAGGCCGGCATCGAGAACGCCGTGGCCACCCCGGCCATCACCGCCGCCCTCTACGCCCGCTTCGTCTCCCGCCAGGACGACTCCCCCGCCATGAAGGCGGTGGCCGCCATGCGCAACCAGTTCGGTGGCCACGCCGTCAAGGGCGTGGAGAAGTCCGGCGTCGAGCCCGGCCCGGATCCCGACCTGGCATGA
- a CDS encoding DLW-39 family protein → MKKILMLLLAAGGALAAKKKYDESQAEQALWAEATDPVAKG, encoded by the coding sequence GTGAAGAAGATCCTGATGCTCCTGCTCGCCGCCGGTGGCGCCCTCGCGGCCAAGAAGAAGTACGACGAGTCGCAGGCCGAGCAGGCCCTGTGGGCCGAGGCGACCGACCCGGTCGCGAAGGGCTGA